The following proteins are co-located in the Perca fluviatilis chromosome 22, GENO_Pfluv_1.0, whole genome shotgun sequence genome:
- the LOC120552076 gene encoding golgin subfamily A member 3-like, whose protein sequence is MESQLELQLESYQDSQLEQGAQLESELESYRDSQLNLEAKLESKLESHLDSYQDSQLALGAQLESQLESYRDSQQEQWLEVESELESQLDLYRDSQQEHWSQVESQLESYRDSQLDLGAQLESQLDLYRDSQQEQWSQVESQLESYRDSQLDLGAQLESQLESQLDLYQDSQQEQWSQVESQLESYRDSQLDLGAQLESQLESQLDLYRDSQQEQWSQVESQLESYRDSQLDLGAQLESQLESQLDLYRDSQQEQWSQVESQLESYRDSQLDLGARLESQLESHLDSQQELGAQLESHLESYLDSQLEVGSQLESQLE, encoded by the coding sequence ATGGAGTCCCAGTTGGAGTTGCAGCTAGAGTCATATCAGGATTCACAGCTGGAGCAGGGGGCCCAGTTGGAGTCAGAGCTGGAGTCATATCGGGATTCACAGCTGAATCTAGAGGCCAAGCTAGAGTCAAAGCTGGAGTCACATCTGGATTCATATCAGGATTCACAGCTGGCTCTAGGGGCCCAGCTGGAGTCACAGCTGGAGTCATATCGGGATTCACAACAGGAGCAGTGGTTAGAGGTGGAGTCAGAGCTGGAGTCACAGCTGGATTTATATCGGGATTCACAGCAGGAGCATTGGTCACAGGTGGAGTCACAGCTGGAGTCATATCGGGATTCACAGCTGGATCTAGGGGCCCAGCTGGAGTCACAGCTGGATTTATATCGGGATTCACAGCAGGAGCAGTGGTCACAGGTAGAGTCACAGCTGGAGTCATATCGGGATTCACAGCTGGATCTAGGGGCCCAGCTGGAGTCACAGCTGGAGTCACAGCTGGATTTATATCAGGATTCACAGCAGGAGCAATGGTCACAGGTGGAGTCACAGCTGGAGTCATATCGGGATTCACAGCTGGATCTAGGGGCCCAGCTGGAGTCACAGCTGGAGTCACAGCTGGATTTATATCGGGATTCACAGCAGGAGCAATGGTCACAGGTGGAGTCGCAGCTGGAGTCATATCGGGATTCACAGCTGGATCTAGGGGCCCAGCTGGAGTCACAGTTGGAGTCACAACTGGATTTATATCGGGATTCACAGCAGGAGCAGTGGTCACAGGTGGAGTCACAGCTGGAGTCATATCGGGATTCACAGCTGGATCTAGGGGCCCGGCTGGAGTCACAGCTGGAGTCACACCTGGATTCACAGCAGGAGTTGGGTGCCCAGCTGGAGTCACATCTGGAGTCATATCTGGATTCACAGCTGGAGGTGGGGTCACAGCTGGAGTCACAGTTGGAGTAA